A window of the Cucurbita pepo subsp. pepo cultivar mu-cu-16 chromosome LG01, ASM280686v2, whole genome shotgun sequence genome harbors these coding sequences:
- the LOC111803834 gene encoding pentatricopeptide repeat-containing protein At1g05670, mitochondrial, whose translation MNRYWVMPYRTWGRAHMSARGNILPMVPPLRTKWCAVSSRFRCLQVSSNSASTCNFLPFLFSRRWLSQSQRVPSSFLLQTRPFPDYSPKKPTIRDAELVHNITATIKLRRYEPLRRTLKPYESSFRHDHLIWVLMNIKNDYNLVLAFFDWSRIRRDPSLEARCIVIHIAVASNDLRMAHELVRDHFLNSNLGVSVTMAQFTNRLMYTYKYWGLNPIAFDIFFQALVEFGSFSEARILLDKWLSYGLVVTVDSCNFFLSRMANNSEEIGMAIKFFREYGISWNTTSYNIVIYALCRLGKIKEAHRLLMQMDYRSSTPDVVSYSTVIDGYCQLGELKKALKLIDDMQIKGLKPNSYTYNSIISLLCKIGKPFEAEKVLREMMSQKIVPDKVVYTTLIHGFYKSGHVQTANKLFDEMLSKKIGLDYITYTTLIQGFGQSGKVIEPQNLFHEMISRGFEPDGVAYTMLIDVYCKAGEMMKAFSLHNEMVQMGLTPNVVTYGALIDGLCKRGELDTANELLDEMHKKGLQLNVCTYNSIINGSCKAGNIAQAIGLMAEMEVGGINPDTITYTTIIDAYCKLGDIGRAHKLLQEMLARGLQPTVVTFNVLMNGFCMLGMLEDGDVLLGWMLEKGIVPNAITYNTLMKQYCIRNNMNTTTEIYKGMRNQGVIPDGNTFNILIKGHCKARNLKEAWFLYKEMVEKGYVPSVTSYNALIKGFYKKKKILEARELFEEMRGHGLVGDREIYNIFVDIFYEEGNMEITLDLCDEAIEKCLLVER comes from the exons ATGAATAGGTATTGGGTAATGCCTTATCGAACATGGGGGAGAGCTCATATGTCAGCAAGGGGAAATATTTTGCCGATGGTTCCACCGTTGCGCACGAAGTGGTGCGCCGTCTCCTCCCGGTTTCGATGTTTACAGGTTTCTTCTAATTCAGCTTCTACATGTAACTTTCTACCATTTCTTTTCTCTAGAAGATGGTTGAGTCAAAGTCAAAGAGTCCCGTCCTCATTTTTGCTTCAAACCAGACCATTTCCTGATTATTCTCCTAAGAAGCCTACAATTAGAGATGCTGAACTTGTCCATAACATCACTGCTACAATTAAGTTGCGTCGTTATGAGCCCCTCCGACGCACTCTAAAGCCTTATGAATCCAGCTTTAGGCATGATCATCTGATTTGGGTACTGATGAACATTAAGAATGACTATAATTTGGTTTTGGCTTTCTTTGATTGGTCACGGATTCGTAGAGATCCTTCTCTGGAAGCCCGTTGCATTGTTATTCACATTGCCGTGGCGTCAAATGATCTTAGAATGGCTCATGAGCTGGTTCGTGATCATTTCTTGAACTCAAATCTGGGGGTTAGTGTTACAATGGCTCAATTTACCAACCGGCTGATGTACAC ATATAAGTACTGGGGGTTAAATCCCATTGcatttgacatattttttcAGGCCCTAGTTGAATTTGGTTCTTTTAGTGAAGCAAGAATACTGTTGGACAAATGGTTGAGCTATGGATTAGTTGTCACCGTTgattcttgtaatttttttcttagtcGCATGGCTAACAATTCTGAAGAAATAGGGATGGCCATTAAGTTTTTTAGAGAATATGGTATTAGTTGGAATACTACATCTTATAACATCGTTATTTATGCTTTATGTAGATTGggtaaaataaaagaagccCATCGGTTACTCATGCAGATGGATTATAGGAGTTCTACACCTGATGTTGTTAGCTATAGTACCGTGATTGATGGATATTGTCAGTTGGGAGAATTAAAGAAGGCATTGAAGCTTATAGATGACATGCAAATAAAAGGACTGAAACCAAATAGTTATACCTACAATAGCATAATATCACTTTTGTGTAAAATTGGCAAGCCATTTGAAGCAGAAAAAGTATTGAGAGAGATGATGTCTCAAAAGATTGTTCCTGATAAAGTAGTCTACACCACTCTCATACATGGTTTCTACAAATCAGGACATGTTCAAACTGCAAATAAACTGTTTGACGAAATGTTGTCTAAGAAGATCGGTCTTGATTATATAACCTATACAACTCTTATCCAGGGATTTGGTCAAAGTGGAAAGGTGATAGAACCACAAAATTTGTTCCATGAAATGATTAGCAGAGGGTTCGAGCCTGATGGAGTTGCTTATACAATGCTAATCGATGTTTATTGCAAAGCAGGTGAGATGATGAAGGCGTTTTCTCTTCATAATGAGATGGTTCAAATGGGACTGACTCCAAATGTTGTTACTTACGGTGCCCTGATTGATGGGCTTTGTAAGCGTGGAGAACTGGATACAGCAAATGAGCTTTTGGATGAGATGCACAAAAAGGGCCTTCAACTAAATGTATGCACTTATAACTCGATTATTAACGGTAGTTGCAAAGCTGGAAATATTGCACAAGCAATAGGATTGATGGCAGAGATGGAGGTGGGTGGAATTAATCCTGACACTATCACTTATACCACTATCATTGATGCCTATTGTAAATTAGGAGATATTGGTAGGGCTCATAAACTTCTTCAGGAGATGTTAGCTAGAGGGCTTCAACCTACTGTTGTTACATTTAACGTTCTAATGAATGGATTTTGTATGTTGGGAATGcttgaagatggtgatgtgctGTTAGGGTGGATGCTAGAGAAGGGCATTGTGCCTAATGCAATAACATACAATACTCTCATGAAGCAGTATTGCATTAGAAATAATATGAATACTACGACTGAAATTTACAAGGGGATGCGTAATCAAGGAGTGATCCCTGATGGTAACaccttcaatattttaataaaagggcATTGTAAAGCACGGAATCTGAAGGAGGCTTGGTTTCTATATAAAGAAATGGTTGAGAAAGGATATGTTCCCTCTGTTACTTCATATAATGCACTCATAAAGGGGTtttacaagaagaagaaaattttggagGCAAGGGAACTCTTTGAAGAGATGAGAGGACATGGGTTGGTCGGTGATAGAGAAATATACAATATCTTTGTTGATATATTCTATGAAGAAGGAAATATGGAGATAACTCTTGATCTCTGTGATGAAGCAATCGAGAAATGTCTACTTGTTGAGagataa